tttcaaaaattatgtggGCAATATTGATTCCAAGCAATTTCATCCTCGACTAATAGACATTTTTTATTGACTTTAGCTGTAACTGTGCAACACTTGATTTCAAATACATATTATTGTGATAAGTAGTATTTGCCCGAGGAACACTCCCTGAGAATTTGTATCCGTCTACTATTCAGTATTTTTCCACAGCTTTTCTCCTCCATTGTTGATTACTGTACCTTTTAATTGTTGAAAATCCAATTGCCTTCCAAAATTGAATTAGTTCAGAGATAAATTTGAATATGAAATCTTGCATAGTTCTAATGAAACCTCATGCATACTTGGAAGAATTTAATTTTAGCCGTTTGCCAATTATCGGTCTATAACTTGCTCCAGTAAATAAATTCTCAATTGCACCACCATCAAGTACTCTTTCTAAAGATCAATTTGTCATTTTTAGATTGAGAAATTGATCTTTCCAAGGTCCCTGTCAAGtgctctcattttttaaagacatTAAAATGGCTGGTCGTGGTCGCGGTAGAGCAGCCCTGTCATTTGCAGCAGAGCAAATAGGCATTGCGCCAGGCGAGGCGCTTCCTGGACCTGTTCTTCAGCCACCGCCACTGTTCCCTGGACTTGAATTTCACCCAGCAGAGCTAGATCTCAAACCAGAATACTCAAAACGGCTTCGGTACAAAAAGGACATCCTCAAGTACTTTTCCAGGTCAGAGGAAGGCAAGGAAAGAGAACCTCGGCTTCTTAACTGGGATGTCTACCCTAGTGAACTTAAGCCTCATTTCAAGAAGCCTGCAGTGAAGAAACCGGTTTTGAAACGGAAAGCAAATTTGGAATGGCTAGACGCATTAGAAAAGAGTGAGGAATCAGGGAAGGAAGAGAAAGCAGAAGAGGTCACTCCTGAAGAAGGGGCCAAAGAGGaaggaggggaggaggagggagagctAGGTGATGAAGAAGAGGCTGATGAAGAGATGGACGATGGAACTGATTACAATGAAAACTACTTCGATAACGGAGAAGGTTATCTCGATGATGAGGATGATAATTTGGATGATGGTCCAATTTATTAATAAGAACAGGCCACCTCTTGATCGTTCAAATAATTCGGTTCCTCGCCAAAGTTTCATAGAAATAGTCTTACATGAGTGAGTGTTTGCTGTCTCATTGGCTCTTAAAACATCATAGGACTCAAGGTTCACTTTACATGGAGTTAATAATCTTAATGCAAAAATCCTAATAATTTTGTTCTTCTCGACAAACTGGACCCACTTACTTTAAAATATGTACATCTTGCTTAAGACCTACTTTTTCTTGGACCTCAAGATCAAGAATACGGAAGGATTTCATGGTCATATCCCTATGCTCTTAAATTTAGAATCATATCCATTTCCATCACTCATGTACTTTTCTAAATTTCTTTGTCAAGTATACTTTTGAATTGCAAAAAGTTTGGTGtgcatttttatgtttttttaaaatttccatcaaagaaaaaaattaaactgcaaaAGTTTCATCTTTCATTTTATCACTGAAAACGTATACATCAAGTACATGACTGCTATTGAGCTGCCTTTTCTTTAATTCTGTCATGACCATGAGAAACTTAATTACTGATATTAAGCGTCAgctcactgccgtgctaagtcaGTCAGCAATAAATGCAGGATTTCAAACTTACAGGAAAATGCAAGTTAAATGCGACTAATCCGTAATCATCGATGTAAACGTTTCAATCTAGGCTTTAATGTACAGTGTATCTATTTCTTTGAAACAAGTagaattatattttgcaatttgtagaTTTACGGCAAAATATGGATTTACTGCTCTTTGACTCAGCATGGCAGCTCATCAGGTTCAGCCCTTACCTcttgattggactacattttgcaatttgggactacaatttctggtttgGTATAGAAACAATatatgtaccatcagtttcctggtgtaaatatgactttttacggatataagccagaaattttagtttctaattggactaaattttgctaTTACgcactacaatttctggctcatctgcaTACACACATGTATacagagaaactaatggtacatacgttgtttcttcaCAGAACCAGAAATtggtagttccaaattgcaaattttaatccaatcgcaaaatgaagtccgatTAACTTTAACATGAGCTCTGAGGCTCTATGTGgtatgaataaaaatattttgtctggGAGATGAAAAATCGTACACTACATGTATATAAAGTTGAGTAATTTTTCTAGGAGCATTTTCATGAAGAAACTGTTTTTTTATAGAATGATGTCTGATGCCtgtatattttcatttcttataCGTAGTCCATTTGTTGACTTGTCAGCTCACAATTTGTTACCTctatttgtttgattttttaccctgaTTTTATCAAAGCTTATGGAGTTGAATAAATGTATTcacacattttcagatattgttgATTCATTTTCCAGAACATTCATTGATCTAATGACTGATTCAATCTACAAATACTTGCATAGGTTTTATGAATAATTTAACATTATAGTCAATCATTCATACACAGGAGCCATTCAATTTGACATCAAAGCCTCAACTATTtattatatgtaattttttatcttaaaaaaaaataaatttttttcttacattagACTACAATTTTTCCAGGTGACTTTGGAAAAAATGCCCTGTGCTCCATAGTCTGAGTTAGTGGCTACATTATAGTTTTATCGCAGTATCGGCTCAAATGTAAAGACTAGTGATCTTGTCGTGTttgcgccatggtggtaaaagATGCATCGGTTGCTTCttgcaatcaaaatttttcatgttGAATAAGTCTTTA
This window of the Bemisia tabaci chromosome 3, PGI_BMITA_v3 genome carries:
- the Polr3G gene encoding uncharacterized protein Polr3G, with protein sequence MAGRGRGRAALSFAAEQIGIAPGEALPGPVLQPPPLFPGLEFHPAELDLKPEYSKRLRYKKDILKYFSRSEEGKEREPRLLNWDVYPSELKPHFKKPAVKKPVLKRKANLEWLDALEKSEESGKEEKAEEVTPEEGAKEEGGEEEGELGDEEEADEEMDDGTDYNENYFDNGEGYLDDEDDNLDDGPIY